One window from the genome of Mucilaginibacter ginsenosidivorans encodes:
- a CDS encoding heavy metal translocating P-type ATPase, translating to MADQLVELNVTGMHCNNCAISVHKLLEKKGFHDILVDFASEEVKFSADNDAAVKDAIKSIEGLGYKVIDDAATHKEKFYDKVENKLIFCALFTIPLLVSMLLPWHFLSDPWAQFALCLPVFIVGCQHFGKSAWSSVKGGVPNMDVLIFIGSSSAFIYSLIGTLQHLGMRYQFYETCATIITLVLLGNLFEKRSVTQTTSAVKDLIKIQQVNARRVVNGEIEVISAKEVRAGDTLQVNTGDKIPVDGEVISGNASVNESMLTGESIPVEKAKYDKLIGGSILEHGNITMMATKVGSNTVLAQIIELMKKAQSAKPPIQKTGDQVAAIFVPAVIIIALVTFVLTWMVGHAGLQHAIMNAIAVLVISCPCAMGLATPTAVMVGLGRAAKNGILIKGGDTVETVTRAKYIVFDKTGTLTTGKFSINDIKAEAGFDTSVIRGTITAIEERSNHPIARSLVDGLKGLPQQKLILKSVTEEKGLGMRAEDVDGNHYFLGASKDKNKDALFNVSLYKNQVLMAQIEIDDEIKPEAASLITQLKGMGIKPVLLSGDRQSRCEKVALALGIKEVHGEKLPSEKLTVIDIYKKKGQTIMVGDGINDAPALTQADIGVSMNDSSQVAIQSAKVILLNTNLYSLVKFLQISRHTLITIKQNLFWAFAYNIVAIPIAAFGFLNPMFGALAMAFSDVVVIGNSLRLKVKKVS from the coding sequence ATGGCAGATCAATTAGTTGAACTGAATGTGACCGGGATGCATTGTAATAATTGCGCCATTTCGGTTCATAAATTACTGGAAAAAAAAGGGTTCCATGATATCCTTGTCGACTTCGCATCTGAAGAGGTAAAGTTTTCGGCTGATAACGATGCCGCTGTTAAAGATGCAATTAAAAGTATCGAAGGCTTAGGCTATAAAGTGATTGATGATGCGGCAACCCACAAGGAGAAGTTTTATGATAAGGTCGAAAATAAACTGATCTTTTGCGCGCTGTTCACCATACCCCTGCTTGTTTCAATGTTGCTTCCCTGGCATTTTTTGTCCGATCCATGGGCGCAGTTTGCATTGTGCCTGCCAGTTTTTATTGTCGGATGCCAGCATTTTGGCAAAAGCGCGTGGAGTTCTGTTAAAGGCGGTGTACCTAACATGGATGTACTGATATTTATCGGCTCATCGTCCGCTTTTATTTATAGCCTGATCGGCACGCTCCAGCATTTAGGAATGCGTTACCAGTTTTACGAAACCTGCGCTACCATTATCACCCTTGTACTGCTTGGCAACTTATTTGAAAAACGCTCGGTTACGCAAACCACTTCAGCAGTAAAGGACCTTATTAAAATACAACAAGTTAATGCCCGCCGGGTTGTTAACGGCGAAATTGAAGTGATCAGCGCAAAGGAAGTGCGTGCAGGCGATACCTTGCAGGTTAACACGGGCGATAAAATACCGGTAGATGGTGAGGTGATCTCTGGCAATGCTTCTGTTAATGAGTCGATGCTGACCGGTGAAAGCATCCCGGTTGAGAAAGCAAAATACGATAAATTAATAGGCGGGTCCATTCTTGAACATGGTAATATCACCATGATGGCTACAAAAGTTGGCTCGAACACCGTTTTGGCCCAGATAATCGAGTTAATGAAAAAAGCGCAAAGTGCGAAGCCGCCCATCCAAAAAACGGGTGATCAGGTTGCTGCAATATTTGTTCCGGCTGTCATTATTATCGCTTTGGTCACCTTTGTGCTAACCTGGATGGTCGGCCATGCAGGCCTGCAGCACGCCATCATGAATGCCATAGCCGTGCTGGTTATTTCCTGCCCTTGTGCCATGGGACTGGCCACACCAACAGCGGTTATGGTGGGCCTGGGCAGGGCAGCAAAAAATGGTATACTGATCAAAGGCGGCGACACAGTTGAGACGGTAACCCGGGCAAAATATATCGTTTTTGATAAAACCGGCACTTTAACTACCGGAAAATTTAGCATAAATGATATAAAAGCAGAGGCTGGTTTTGATACCAGTGTAATAAGGGGGACGATCACCGCTATTGAAGAGCGGTCGAACCATCCCATTGCCCGTTCATTAGTCGACGGCCTGAAGGGCTTACCTCAACAAAAGCTGATACTAAAGTCAGTAACCGAGGAGAAAGGTTTAGGCATGCGTGCCGAGGATGTCGATGGGAACCACTATTTCCTTGGCGCCTCAAAAGACAAAAACAAAGATGCCTTATTTAATGTGTCGCTGTATAAGAACCAAGTGCTAATGGCCCAGATAGAAATAGATGATGAGATAAAACCTGAGGCCGCTTCTTTAATAACCCAATTAAAAGGCATGGGCATAAAACCTGTACTGCTAAGCGGCGACAGGCAGAGCAGGTGTGAAAAAGTCGCCCTTGCGTTGGGTATCAAAGAAGTACATGGAGAAAAACTCCCATCTGAAAAGCTTACAGTTATTGACATTTATAAAAAGAAGGGCCAAACAATTATGGTTGGCGATGGGATTAACGATGCACCTGCCCTTACCCAGGCCGACATTGGTGTCTCGATGAATGATTCCAGCCAGGTAGCTATCCAGTCTGCAAAAGTAATACTGCTGAATACGAATCTTTATTCCCTTGTAAAATTCCTGCAGATAAGCCGGCACACCTTAATCACCATCAAACAAAACCTGTTTTGGGCATTTGCCTATAATATTGTTGCCATCCCCATTGCTGCTTTTGGTTTTTTAAACCCAATGTTCGGCGCTTTGGCTATGGCTTTTTCCGACGTGGTAGTCATCGGCAATTCGTTGAGGTTGAAGGTGAAAAAGGTTTCTTAG
- a CDS encoding DinB family protein has protein sequence MQTNESVKNVFTQLEESLRQLTDAEYKQPCATLFNATIGQHVRHIIELFICLYKGYDIGIIDYDNRERDIRIESHKDFAIELLQVVISDLNKHNKDLLLAASYGDNSSPLLITTSFNREVIYNLEHTIHHMALIRVGINEVSDLALPDEFGVAASTIRYRRKCA, from the coding sequence ATGCAGACAAATGAATCGGTAAAGAACGTATTTACTCAACTGGAAGAGTCGCTGCGTCAATTGACGGATGCAGAATACAAACAGCCCTGTGCAACATTGTTCAATGCTACCATTGGGCAACATGTAAGGCATATCATCGAACTTTTTATTTGCTTATACAAGGGGTATGATATCGGCATAATTGACTATGATAACCGCGAAAGAGATATCAGGATAGAAAGCCATAAGGATTTTGCCATAGAATTACTACAGGTTGTTATATCTGATCTTAATAAACATAATAAGGATCTGCTGCTGGCAGCAAGTTATGGAGATAATTCTTCGCCCCTGCTAATTACGACAAGTTTTAACCGTGAGGTAATTTACAACCTGGAACATACCATTCATCATATGGCGCTGATCAGGGTCGGGATAAACGAGGTTTCGGATCTGGCTCTCCCTGATGAGTTTGGAGTTGCTGCATCGACTATCAGGTACCGGAGAAAGTGCGCATAA
- a CDS encoding DUF1622 domain-containing protein yields the protein MEELAKEITLDVSRAVEILAALIIGIAVVQTLFNYIIPIKRNSIRISKEELRVRFGSSVAVSLELLLGADVLATAIAPSWDDIGKLAAIAVIRTLLNYFLGKELKEIGSKE from the coding sequence ATGGAAGAATTAGCAAAAGAAATAACACTTGATGTAAGCAGGGCGGTCGAAATATTGGCCGCACTCATCATTGGAATAGCCGTGGTGCAAACCCTGTTCAATTATATTATCCCCATAAAGCGAAACAGCATCCGGATTTCGAAGGAGGAGTTGCGCGTCAGGTTTGGGAGTTCGGTTGCCGTTTCACTTGAACTGTTGTTAGGCGCAGATGTGCTGGCCACGGCAATTGCCCCAAGCTGGGACGACATAGGGAAGCTGGCGGCCATCGCAGTCATCAGAACGTTGTTGAATTATTTTCTCGGCAAAGAACTTAAGGAGATCGGAAGCAAAGAATAA